The proteins below are encoded in one region of Longimicrobiales bacterium:
- a CDS encoding zf-TFIIB domain-containing protein, which produces MVRDPVRLLRPLSLVMLVVALGAFAARPHGGVGLRAGASDDDAARRDADPDAADREGAMHRHDASEILRGRVLVIEHACSGCHGGTLDPADEKWMVGMTSPDLEFRIGPCAMDPDATPCFRTRPRNLTPDNTTGIGRFSERQIFNALRYGLRPGETADVEITSSVPGVGNFPEDPKYLAPPMPWPAWRHMPDEDLWAIAAYLKHAVKPVAHRVADSEGPPDFWASEYTEEKMGAYPAPPFPTAQEVEPPAAQRALVLRGRQAVLQHACGDCHGGWVNPASERWLSGAREGEAPFPVGACVADPKATPCFATYPRNLTPHGTSGIGPYSEQQLFNALRFGLRPKFAPDGVIGSDTAFPAEPHFLAPSMPWAAWRHMSDDDLRAIAAYLKHGLRPVENLPPASDEPADFWASESTPEKTGPYPAPPFPTEREVRPEGS; this is translated from the coding sequence GGCGAGCGACGATGATGCGGCCCGACGGGATGCGGATCCTGACGCGGCGGACCGCGAGGGTGCGATGCACCGGCATGATGCCAGCGAGATCCTGCGCGGGCGTGTGCTCGTGATCGAGCACGCGTGCAGCGGCTGCCACGGCGGCACGCTCGACCCTGCGGACGAGAAGTGGATGGTCGGCATGACCAGCCCGGACCTGGAGTTCCGCATCGGACCGTGCGCCATGGATCCGGACGCGACGCCCTGCTTCCGCACGCGCCCGCGCAACCTCACCCCGGACAACACCACCGGCATCGGTCGCTTCAGTGAGCGCCAGATCTTCAACGCGCTGCGCTACGGGCTCCGCCCCGGGGAAACGGCGGACGTCGAGATCACGTCGAGTGTGCCCGGTGTCGGCAACTTCCCGGAGGATCCGAAGTACCTCGCGCCGCCGATGCCCTGGCCCGCATGGCGACACATGCCCGACGAGGACCTGTGGGCGATCGCCGCGTATCTCAAGCACGCCGTGAAGCCCGTCGCTCATCGCGTGGCCGACAGCGAGGGGCCGCCGGACTTCTGGGCGAGCGAGTACACCGAAGAGAAGATGGGCGCGTACCCTGCACCGCCCTTCCCGACGGCACAGGAAGTCGAGCCGCCCGCGGCGCAGCGCGCGCTGGTGCTGCGCGGCCGGCAGGCGGTGCTGCAGCACGCCTGCGGCGACTGCCACGGCGGGTGGGTCAACCCCGCCTCGGAGCGCTGGCTCAGTGGCGCACGTGAAGGAGAGGCTCCCTTCCCCGTCGGCGCATGCGTCGCCGACCCGAAGGCGACGCCCTGCTTCGCAACCTATCCGCGAAACCTCACGCCGCACGGCACCAGCGGCATCGGCCCCTACAGCGAGCAGCAGCTCTTCAATGCGCTCCGGTTCGGACTCAGGCCGAAGTTCGCCCCCGACGGCGTGATCGGCAGCGACACCGCGTTCCCCGCAGAGCCGCACTTCCTCGCGCCATCGATGCCATGGGCTGCCTGGCGCCACATGAGCGACGACGACCTGCGCGCCATCGCGGCGTACCTGAAGCACGGCCTCAGGCCGGTGGAGAACCTGCCGCCCGCGAGCGACGAGCCGGCCGACTTCTGGGCCAGCGAATCGACGCCGGAGAAGACGGGACCGTATCCCGCGCCGCCGTTCCCGACAGAGCGGGAGGTGAGGCCGGAGGGATCGTGA